One genomic region from Chthonomonas calidirosea T49 encodes:
- a CDS encoding RAMP superfamily CRISPR-associated protein: protein MRPRKSLEPPQWPQRPSIPYRASLALSLKLITPLFGGGYEAGEVDKDCPVRAATIRGHLRFGWRAIYEAQYDSPKALFEAEEGIWAAPTDPVPSLLKRRLLRRVCLFPTLSLKMAIAL, encoded by the coding sequence ATGCGCCCTAGGAAATCTTTGGAGCCGCCGCAATGGCCGCAAAGACCTTCTATCCCTTATCGGGCGTCGCTGGCTCTCTCGCTAAAACTGATCACCCCCCTGTTTGGGGGCGGCTACGAGGCCGGCGAAGTGGACAAGGACTGCCCCGTGCGCGCGGCCACTATTCGAGGGCATCTGCGCTTTGGGTGGCGTGCGATCTACGAAGCTCAATACGATAGCCCCAAGGCGCTGTTTGAAGCCGAAGAGGGGATTTGGGCAGCACCAACCGACCCAGTGCCCTCGCTCTTAAAGCGGAGGTTACTCAGGAGGGTATGCCTATTCCCTACTCTAAGCTTAAAGATGGCCATCGCCCTTTAG